A stretch of Sandaracinaceae bacterium DNA encodes these proteins:
- a CDS encoding 6-phosphofructokinase, translating into MAEPFLRPSKAPRGERRLLAVFDGGNAPGYSSVAVAITEECERRGYELWAATQGFRSLTKDATAELAFERLTVGRKERYRLLAEGIPARSMGRRVQDPGSDFRSERYQGFRDEARRREAAKVFRKQGFTHLIAVGGNGTLEGARAWMEAFEGERPRTGFVNVSIDNDLTGDRAIGFLTGVEAGAKIARGLYEDGYTHKRVYLLEMMGNRSGRHALHCGVASRAHLIVLPFFSLPDEVLSEIARGLGGLDSALVVVAEGYERERREKMDPRPSASAFLAQQLAAHGLEDQPERRVIAEPFTRYLRGVRPGFADISAAYLKVSLLFDAFDEGRTEVMPYVLAANDCGVRAFADIAREDRVERSFLPLLDRLVLPKFRRWVAEKFTGVTV; encoded by the coding sequence ATGGCCGAGCCTTTTCTTCGACCGAGCAAGGCGCCCCGAGGCGAGCGGCGGCTCCTCGCGGTGTTCGACGGCGGCAACGCGCCCGGATACTCGTCGGTGGCGGTCGCCATCACGGAGGAGTGCGAGCGGCGCGGCTACGAGCTGTGGGCCGCGACGCAGGGCTTCCGGTCACTGACGAAGGACGCCACGGCGGAGCTCGCGTTCGAGCGACTCACCGTCGGGCGAAAGGAGCGCTACCGCCTGCTCGCCGAGGGCATCCCCGCGCGCTCGATGGGCCGGCGCGTGCAGGACCCCGGGAGCGACTTCCGGAGCGAGCGCTACCAGGGCTTCCGCGACGAGGCGCGGCGGAGAGAGGCGGCGAAGGTCTTCCGGAAGCAGGGCTTCACGCACCTCATCGCGGTGGGCGGCAACGGCACGCTCGAGGGCGCGCGCGCGTGGATGGAGGCGTTCGAGGGGGAGCGGCCCCGGACGGGCTTCGTGAACGTGTCCATCGACAACGACCTGACGGGGGACCGCGCGATCGGCTTCCTGACCGGTGTCGAGGCGGGGGCGAAGATCGCGCGCGGGCTCTACGAGGACGGCTACACGCACAAGCGCGTCTACCTGCTCGAGATGATGGGCAACCGCAGCGGGCGCCACGCGCTGCACTGCGGGGTCGCCTCGCGCGCGCACCTGATCGTGCTGCCCTTCTTCTCGCTGCCCGACGAGGTCCTCTCCGAGATCGCGCGCGGGCTCGGAGGGCTCGACTCGGCCCTGGTGGTGGTGGCCGAGGGCTACGAGCGCGAGCGGCGCGAGAAGATGGATCCGCGGCCGTCGGCGAGCGCGTTCCTCGCCCAGCAGCTCGCCGCGCACGGGCTCGAGGACCAGCCCGAGCGCCGGGTGATCGCCGAGCCCTTCACCCGCTACCTGCGCGGCGTGCGCCCGGGCTTCGCGGACATCTCCGCCGCCTACCTGAAGGTCTCGCTCCTCTTCGACGCGTTCGACGAGGGCCGCACCGAGGTCATGCCCTACGTGCTCGCGGCCAACGACTGCGGCGTGCGCGCGTTCGCCGACATCGCGCGCGAGGACCGCGTGGAGCGCAGCTTCCTCCCGCTCCTCGACCGCCTCGTCCTCCCGAAATTCCGCCGCTGGGTCGCCGAGAAGTTCACCGGCGTCACGGTCTGA
- a CDS encoding bifunctional (p)ppGpp synthetase/guanosine-3',5'-bis(diphosphate) 3'-pyrophosphohydrolase — protein sequence MAMVRLTDIVEKVRSYHPAADVDLINKAYVYSAKAHDGQMRKSGDPYFIHPVSVAHIIADMRLDPASVCAALLHDVVEDTAATNEEMVSLFGEEVAFLVDGVTKLGRINFTCKEDQQAESFRKMLVAMARDIRVLLVKLADRLDNMRTLQHMKPEKQERIAQETLDIYAPLAGRLGIYWLKSELEDLSFRYLHPEGYGEISRKAKRAARDRDKYIQDVTKRLQKMLIERGFAAEVGGRIKHKYSIWRKMRQNNCEFEQVHDFVAFRVIMETVADCYAALGVVHSQWTPIPGRFKDYIALPKPNMYQSLHTTVIGPGQRRIEVQIRTQEMHRTAELGIAAHWKYKEKTGGLDAKDAAQFAWLRQLMEFQQEVSDPAEFLDSVKVDLFNDEVYVFTPAGELKVFPRGATPVDFAYAIHSEVGEHCAGARVNGAIVPLRYKLHNGDTIEIITSPQQAPNKDWLDFVATGRARSRIRAFIREEERKSAIKLGRELVERAFHKHDHSFSRWLKGKDTGAVARGFEVDTTDELFAQVGYGKASAQEVYDRAVPAGDEAARESLRPSFFEKTVRKVTGKDKTNGGIRIADVDDVLVRFAKCCNPLPGDPITGWITRGRGVTVHRRGCAKAMELDPERRLEVSWSDAIKVDRPVALRIATADRPGILANVSAAFTEIGVNIQEANCRVGEDGSAVNHFQFTVSDVAKLRTLMRRISQIEGVYDVERA from the coding sequence ATGGCCATGGTCCGGCTGACCGACATCGTCGAGAAGGTGCGCAGCTATCATCCGGCCGCGGACGTCGACCTCATCAACAAGGCCTACGTCTACTCGGCCAAGGCGCACGACGGGCAGATGCGGAAGTCGGGCGACCCCTACTTCATCCACCCCGTCTCGGTGGCGCACATCATCGCGGACATGCGCCTCGACCCGGCCAGCGTGTGCGCGGCGCTCCTGCACGACGTGGTCGAGGACACGGCGGCCACCAACGAGGAGATGGTGTCCCTCTTCGGCGAGGAGGTGGCCTTCCTCGTCGATGGCGTGACCAAGCTCGGCCGGATCAACTTCACCTGCAAGGAAGACCAGCAGGCGGAGAGCTTCCGCAAGATGCTCGTCGCGATGGCGCGCGACATCCGCGTGCTGCTGGTGAAGCTCGCCGACCGGCTCGACAACATGCGCACCCTCCAGCACATGAAGCCGGAGAAGCAGGAGCGCATCGCCCAGGAGACGCTCGACATCTACGCCCCGCTCGCGGGTCGGCTCGGCATCTACTGGCTGAAGAGCGAGCTCGAGGATCTGAGCTTCCGCTACCTCCACCCCGAGGGCTACGGGGAGATCAGCCGCAAGGCCAAGCGCGCCGCGCGCGACCGCGACAAGTACATCCAGGACGTCACCAAGCGCCTGCAGAAGATGCTCATCGAGCGCGGCTTCGCGGCCGAGGTCGGCGGCCGGATCAAGCACAAGTACTCGATCTGGCGGAAGATGCGTCAGAACAACTGCGAGTTCGAGCAGGTCCACGACTTCGTCGCCTTCCGCGTGATCATGGAGACCGTCGCGGACTGCTACGCGGCGCTCGGCGTGGTGCACTCGCAGTGGACGCCCATCCCGGGGCGCTTCAAGGACTACATCGCGCTCCCGAAGCCGAACATGTACCAGTCGCTCCACACGACGGTCATCGGCCCGGGCCAGCGCCGCATCGAGGTGCAGATCCGCACCCAGGAGATGCACCGCACGGCCGAGCTCGGCATCGCCGCGCACTGGAAGTACAAGGAGAAGACGGGCGGGCTGGACGCGAAAGACGCAGCGCAGTTTGCGTGGCTGCGACAGCTCATGGAGTTCCAGCAGGAGGTCTCGGACCCCGCGGAGTTCCTCGACTCGGTGAAGGTCGATCTCTTCAACGACGAGGTCTACGTCTTCACCCCGGCCGGCGAGCTGAAGGTCTTCCCGCGGGGCGCGACCCCGGTCGACTTCGCCTACGCGATCCACTCCGAGGTCGGCGAGCACTGCGCGGGCGCGCGGGTCAACGGGGCCATCGTCCCGCTCCGCTACAAGCTCCACAACGGCGACACGATCGAGATCATCACCAGCCCGCAGCAGGCGCCCAACAAGGACTGGCTCGACTTCGTCGCCACCGGGCGCGCCCGCTCGCGCATCCGGGCCTTCATCCGCGAGGAGGAGCGCAAGAGCGCCATCAAGCTCGGCCGCGAGCTGGTCGAGCGCGCGTTCCACAAGCACGACCACTCCTTCTCCCGCTGGCTCAAGGGCAAGGACACGGGCGCGGTCGCGCGCGGCTTCGAGGTGGACACCACGGACGAGCTCTTCGCGCAGGTCGGCTACGGCAAGGCCAGCGCGCAGGAGGTCTACGACCGCGCCGTGCCGGCCGGGGACGAGGCGGCGCGCGAGTCGCTGCGGCCGAGCTTCTTCGAGAAGACCGTCCGCAAGGTCACGGGCAAGGACAAGACGAACGGCGGCATCCGCATCGCGGACGTCGACGACGTGCTCGTGCGCTTCGCCAAGTGCTGTAACCCCCTGCCGGGCGACCCGATCACGGGGTGGATCACGCGCGGGCGCGGCGTGACCGTGCACCGCCGCGGCTGCGCCAAGGCGATGGAGCTCGACCCGGAGCGCCGCCTCGAGGTCAGCTGGTCCGACGCGATCAAGGTCGACCGCCCCGTCGCGCTCCGCATCGCCACCGCGGATCGGCCCGGCATCCTGGCCAACGTCAGCGCCGCGTTCACCGAGATCGGCGTGAACATCCAGGAGGCGAACTGTCGGGTCGGCGAGGACGGCTCGGCCGTCAACCACTTCCAGTTCACCGTCAGCGACGTCGCCAAGCTCCGCACGCTCATGCGGCGGATCAGCCAGATCGAAGGCGTCTACGACGTCGAGCGGGCGTGA
- a CDS encoding radical SAM protein produces the protein MAEERIAHTARVYTNETCNQNCAFCDRRAPRERPDFVARSAVEARIDAADAETLVLTGGEPTLRRDLVALVRRARARATVVELETNAALIDLGRARALAEAGLDTARVHLPAWGEALDAITRDPGGHEATRRGVEALAAAGLRVEASAPIVRANAETLPRLPAQLRALPIAALRVGVPTDAPDRVTLLPLPEAATVLERVADAARRVDLSLTLDPHASLPPCLLAHPARHAHLFSLTPGGRTRPGFAQRAACGGCQVADRCPGVPEGSELDQVLVDQALRPIDADRVRRRLSLISTPEAQVARELYQDEIMRAPGAPAQRVRTVRIVFACNQSCEFCFVSTHLPRAPDADVERAITEAASGGAAIALSGGEPTLHPRLTRFVELAKAEGAPLVEVQTNATRVDDALAATLRDAGVDIMHVSLHAMEAARSDAITGAPGTFTQTLEGLDAIQRAGLRLRLSYVFHRANVDAFPGYVEAVAARWPGAEINVSFVAPSTDMVPRTTALIPRYGEVMPGLADGVRAAARLGVRLSGFDSMCGVPLCLAPEDLLDAFAIAEVPEGYGDGETSHPDPCQGCALRPRCFGVRRGYVELYGADELRPR, from the coding sequence TTGGCTGAAGAGCGAATTGCCCACACGGCGCGGGTCTACACGAACGAGACCTGCAACCAGAACTGCGCCTTCTGCGATCGGCGGGCGCCGCGCGAGCGGCCCGACTTCGTGGCGCGCAGCGCGGTGGAGGCGCGCATCGACGCGGCGGACGCGGAGACGCTGGTGCTCACGGGAGGCGAGCCGACCCTGCGCCGAGACCTCGTCGCGCTGGTCCGGCGCGCCAGGGCGCGCGCGACGGTCGTGGAGCTGGAGACCAACGCCGCGCTGATCGACCTCGGGCGCGCCCGGGCGCTGGCCGAGGCCGGGCTCGACACCGCGCGCGTGCACCTGCCGGCTTGGGGCGAGGCGCTCGACGCGATCACCCGGGACCCGGGCGGACACGAGGCCACGCGACGCGGCGTGGAGGCGCTCGCCGCGGCCGGCCTCCGGGTGGAGGCGAGCGCGCCGATCGTGCGGGCCAACGCCGAGACGCTCCCGCGCCTGCCCGCGCAGCTCCGCGCGCTCCCCATCGCCGCGCTGCGCGTCGGGGTGCCCACGGACGCGCCCGATCGCGTCACCCTGCTCCCGCTCCCCGAGGCGGCCACGGTCCTCGAGCGCGTGGCCGACGCGGCGCGGCGGGTGGACCTCTCGCTCACCCTCGACCCGCACGCGAGCTTGCCCCCTTGTCTCCTGGCGCACCCCGCGCGCCACGCGCACCTGTTCTCGCTCACCCCGGGCGGTCGGACGCGACCGGGCTTCGCGCAGCGCGCGGCCTGCGGCGGCTGTCAGGTCGCGGACCGATGCCCGGGCGTGCCCGAAGGGAGCGAGCTGGACCAGGTCTTGGTGGACCAGGCGCTGCGGCCGATCGACGCCGACCGGGTGCGCCGTCGGCTGAGCCTGATCTCCACCCCCGAGGCCCAGGTCGCGCGCGAGCTCTACCAGGACGAGATCATGCGCGCGCCAGGCGCCCCCGCGCAGCGCGTGCGCACGGTCCGGATCGTCTTCGCGTGCAACCAGTCCTGCGAGTTCTGCTTCGTCTCCACCCACCTGCCCCGCGCGCCCGACGCGGACGTGGAGCGCGCCATCACGGAGGCGGCGAGCGGCGGCGCGGCCATCGCGCTCTCGGGCGGCGAGCCGACCCTGCACCCACGCCTCACGCGCTTCGTGGAGCTGGCCAAGGCGGAGGGCGCCCCGCTCGTCGAGGTGCAGACCAACGCGACCCGCGTCGACGACGCGCTGGCCGCGACGCTCCGTGACGCAGGCGTCGACATCATGCATGTCTCGTTGCACGCGATGGAGGCCGCGCGCTCCGACGCGATCACGGGCGCGCCGGGCACCTTCACCCAGACCTTGGAGGGGCTCGACGCGATCCAGCGCGCCGGCCTCCGGCTCCGGCTCAGCTACGTCTTCCACCGCGCCAACGTCGACGCCTTCCCCGGCTACGTCGAGGCGGTCGCGGCCCGCTGGCCAGGCGCGGAGATCAACGTCTCCTTCGTCGCGCCGTCGACCGACATGGTCCCGCGCACGACGGCCCTGATCCCACGCTACGGAGAGGTCATGCCCGGGCTCGCCGACGGCGTACGCGCCGCCGCGCGCCTCGGGGTCCGGCTGAGCGGCTTCGACTCCATGTGCGGCGTGCCGCTCTGCCTCGCGCCCGAGGATCTCCTCGACGCCTTCGCCATCGCCGAGGTCCCCGAGGGCTACGGCGACGGCGAGACGTCTCACCCCGATCCCTGCCAGGGCTGCGCGCTCCGACCGCGCTGCTTCGGCGTGCGCCGCGGCTACGTCGAGCTCTACGGCGCCGACGAGCTCCGCCCTCGCTGA
- a CDS encoding tetratricopeptide repeat protein, translating into MSRALAFWMVLAVSFPTSAMAQVTFDARAEFAMGREAFEQGRFGEALEHFQRCYDMTGEPDLLYNIATVQDRLRQDAEALASFRAYLSARPGAEDREAVEARIRALQTALEREQPALGDPEPELGPDPGGDAMTEPPTAAGSSPVAGITLTVGGGALVVGGAILLGVALADIDAVMSATDWPSVRDAHERAPALSGVGIAALAVGLAAAGIGVALWASAGGGEAEVAFGPGTVQLRGRF; encoded by the coding sequence ATGAGTCGAGCGCTCGCGTTCTGGATGGTCCTCGCCGTGTCGTTCCCGACGTCCGCGATGGCGCAGGTGACCTTCGACGCGCGCGCGGAATTCGCGATGGGGCGTGAGGCCTTCGAGCAAGGCCGCTTCGGCGAGGCGCTCGAGCACTTCCAGCGCTGCTACGACATGACCGGCGAGCCGGACCTGCTCTACAACATCGCCACCGTGCAGGACCGTCTTCGACAGGACGCGGAGGCGCTCGCGAGCTTTCGGGCCTACCTGAGCGCGCGGCCGGGGGCCGAAGACCGAGAGGCGGTCGAGGCGCGCATCCGCGCTCTCCAGACCGCGCTCGAGCGGGAGCAGCCAGCGCTCGGCGATCCCGAGCCCGAGCTCGGTCCAGACCCCGGAGGCGACGCGATGACGGAACCGCCGACCGCGGCGGGATCGTCTCCCGTCGCGGGGATCACGCTCACCGTCGGCGGCGGCGCCCTCGTCGTGGGCGGCGCCATCCTCCTCGGGGTAGCGCTCGCGGACATCGACGCGGTGATGAGCGCGACCGACTGGCCGAGCGTGAGGGACGCGCACGAGCGGGCGCCCGCCCTCTCCGGAGTCGGCATCGCGGCCCTGGCGGTCGGGCTCGCCGCGGCGGGGATCGGCGTGGCCCTCTGGGCCAGCGCTGGCGGGGGAGAAGCCGAGGTCGCGTTCGGTCCGGGGACCGTCCAGCTCAGGGGGCGGTTCTGA
- a CDS encoding ABC transporter substrate-binding protein, with amino-acid sequence MHGTGPQPRWLASLAALSVASLAALTACGPQPTLPEGALAPIKVGVVTSLTGTLGTDGPGWANSARVAAREVNAAGGPIDGRPIELVVVDDETNPGRAEAIATRLVNEDEVVAVIGAAASSITLGLAAVTGPAQIPQVSCCSTSDLITSRAMGLPEEERFLFRTAPSDILQAKVVSIAATQLACSSLAVLHLDDSYGQPFGDAIVSEFRSGGGIIAAQVPFADEQASYTAELTMIRDAMPGCIALVAFPGSAGTIVQNWASLSGTPDVTWIGTDGVRAPGLVEQVGDPALIDGFFGTSPVTDGSTREYNAFRDRYRAFYGEDPIPFSSNQYDAVALLSLAIARAGTTDGVAVRDALREVAGAPSDPGGLILPGQLAEGLAEVRDGIDIDYQGASGNVDFDALGNVVTSYEIWRYDAPGSTASCDGPRSVVPGGGGAFCRFRTLNAEEIR; translated from the coding sequence ATGCACGGCACCGGTCCCCAGCCACGCTGGCTCGCGTCGTTGGCCGCGCTCAGCGTCGCGTCGTTGGCCGCGCTCACCGCCTGCGGACCGCAGCCGACCCTTCCCGAGGGGGCGCTGGCGCCGATCAAGGTCGGCGTCGTCACCTCGCTCACGGGCACCCTCGGGACCGACGGACCGGGCTGGGCGAACTCGGCGCGCGTGGCGGCCCGCGAGGTGAACGCGGCGGGCGGACCGATCGACGGTCGCCCGATCGAGCTCGTCGTGGTCGACGACGAGACGAACCCGGGGCGCGCCGAGGCCATCGCCACGCGCCTCGTGAACGAGGACGAGGTCGTCGCGGTGATCGGCGCGGCCGCGAGCAGCATCACGCTCGGCCTCGCCGCGGTGACCGGCCCGGCGCAGATCCCGCAGGTCTCCTGCTGCTCGACGTCGGACCTCATCACCTCGCGCGCGATGGGGCTGCCGGAGGAGGAGCGCTTCCTCTTCCGCACCGCGCCCTCGGACATCCTGCAGGCGAAGGTCGTCTCCATCGCGGCCACGCAGCTCGCGTGCTCCAGCCTCGCCGTCCTGCACCTCGACGACAGCTACGGCCAGCCCTTCGGGGACGCGATCGTCAGCGAGTTCCGCTCGGGCGGCGGCATCATCGCGGCGCAGGTGCCGTTCGCGGACGAGCAGGCGAGCTACACCGCGGAGCTGACGATGATCCGCGACGCGATGCCCGGCTGCATCGCCCTGGTCGCGTTCCCCGGCTCGGCGGGCACCATCGTGCAGAACTGGGCGTCGCTCAGCGGCACGCCCGACGTGACCTGGATCGGGACCGACGGCGTGCGCGCGCCCGGCCTCGTCGAGCAGGTGGGCGACCCCGCGCTCATCGACGGATTCTTCGGCACCTCGCCCGTCACGGACGGCTCCACCCGCGAGTACAACGCCTTCCGGGACCGCTACCGCGCGTTCTACGGCGAGGACCCGATCCCGTTCTCGTCCAACCAGTACGACGCGGTCGCGCTCCTCTCGCTCGCCATCGCGCGCGCCGGCACCACGGACGGAGTCGCGGTGCGGGACGCGCTGCGCGAGGTGGCGGGCGCGCCTTCGGACCCGGGCGGCCTGATCCTCCCGGGGCAGCTCGCCGAGGGCCTCGCCGAGGTCCGCGACGGCATCGACATCGACTACCAGGGCGCGAGCGGCAACGTGGACTTCGACGCGCTCGGCAACGTCGTCACCTCCTACGAGATCTGGCGCTACGACGCGCCCGGCTCGACCGCCAGCTGCGACGGTCCCCGCTCCGTGGTCCCGGGCGGCGGCGGCGCGTTCTGCCGTTTCCGCACCCTCAACGCGGAGGAGATCCGATGA